Proteins from one Malania oleifera isolate guangnan ecotype guangnan chromosome 4, ASM2987363v1, whole genome shotgun sequence genomic window:
- the LOC131154255 gene encoding protein LIGHT-DEPENDENT SHORT HYPOCOTYLS 1-like, with protein sequence MELVSESSNPSYTNPTATPTINPNTSSATTPSPSSIPSRYENQKRRDWNTFCQYLRNHRPPLSLSVCSGAHVLEFLRYLDQFGKTKVHNQSCPFYGLPNPPAPCPCPLRQAWGSLDALIGRLRAAFEEHGGKPEANPFGARPVRLYLREVRNFQAKARGISYEKKRKRPKQKVALQQSGASTAEAGENPVYNTLH encoded by the coding sequence ATGGAGCTAGTTTCAGAATCCAGCAATCCCAGCTATACCAACCCCACAGCCACGCcgaccataaaccctaacacgTCATCCGCTACAACTCCGTCGCCGTCTTCCATTCCAAGCCGGTATGAGAACCAGAAGCGCCGGGACTGGAACACCTTCTGCCAGTACTTGAGGAACCACAGGCCTCCCCTCTCCCTCTCCGTGTGCAGCGGCGCCCACGTCCTCGAGTTCCTCCGGTACCTCGACCAGTTCGGCAAGACCAAAGTCCACAACCAAAGCTGCCCCTTCTATGGCCTCCCCAATCCGCCCGCCCCGTGCCCTTGCCCGCTCCGACAGGCCTGGGGAAGCCTCGACGCCCTCATCGGACGTCTCCGAGCCGCCTTCGAAGAGCACGGCGGGAAGCCGGAAGCAAACCCATTCGGAGCGAGACCGGTTAGGCTTTACTTGCGGGAGGTTCGGAATTTTCAGGCCAAAGCGAGGGGAATCAGTTACGAGAAGAAGCGGAAGCGACCGAAGCAGAAGGTGGCACTGCAGCAGTCCGGTGCAAGTACTGCCGAAGCCGGGGAAAACCCAGTATACAACACCCTGCATTGA